Within the Pengzhenrongella sicca genome, the region ATCGGCTGGGCCATCGACGACGACGACGCCGCGGCAGTCGGGCGGTCGGGCTACGCGCACCGGTCCTTCCTGTCCGACTACTACACAGGCGCCTACCCGACGTCCGCGGCCCGGGGCCTGGTGTTCCAGCACAACCGCGCGACGGGGGACCGGCGGGTCAGCGGGACGGCCGCCGCGCTCGCGGGGCTCGACGCGGCCCGGGGCGCGGGTGCGTCGGGCGTGGACACCGCCGTCGCGCGCCTGCTGCTCGCGCACGCGATCGCGCTCGGGTGGGGCGGCATCCCCGTGCTCTGGATGGGCGACGAGCTCGGCCTGCCGAACGACCCCGCGTGGGCCAGCGAGCCGGGCCACACAGGCGACAACCGGTGGGCGCATCGACCGCGCATGCCGTGGGACGGCGACGCCGCGCGCCGGCACGACGCGGCGTCGGTGCCCGGGCGCGTGTTCGCGGGGCTGCGCCACCTCGTCGAGGTGCGCGCGGGGCTGCCGTACCTCGACGCGAGGTTCGGCGCGCAGGTGCTCACGCCGAGCGACCCGGCCGTCCTGCCCGTGCTGCGCCAGCATCCCCTCGGTCCGTTCCTGGCCCTGTACAACGTGACCGGCACCTGGCGCCCCTGGCCCGGGCACCGGCTCGCCGAGCTCGGCCTCGGCAGCTGCGTCGACGCGATCAGCAGTGAGCCGATGACCGTCGGCGACGACGGCATGGTCTGGTTGCCGCCGTTCGCGGCCCGCTGGCTCATCCCGGCCGGGTAGCCGCCCGCCGCCGAGACCGCGCCGCCGCGCCGCCCGCACTACCGTGTGGGCGTGCCGACCCGTACCGGCCCGGTCCTCGGACGGGTTCCCGCCCCCGCGCTCTTCGTCGTCTCCGGGCTGACCCAGTACCTCGGCGCAGCGCTCGCGGTCGGGCTGTTCTCCGTGCTGGCCGCCCCGGCGGTGGCCTGGCTGCGCGTCGCCGTGGCCGCGGTGGTGCTCGTCGCGTGGCGTCGACCCTGGCGGACCCGCTGGTCACGGCGGGACCTCGCCGGCATCGCCGCGTTCGGCGTCGTGCTCGCGGCCATGAACGTCACGTTCTACATCGCGATCGAGCACCTCCCGCTCGGCACGGCCGTCGCGATCGAGTTCGTCGGCCCGGTCGCGGTCGCCGCGATCACCGGCCGCGGCCGGCGCGAGCGGGTCGGGATCGCGCTCGCCGGCGCCGGGGTGCTCCTGCTCGCGGGGGCGACGGTCACGGGCGGCGGGCCCGACGTCGTCGTCGGCCTGATCGCGATCGGGCTGGCCGCGGCCTGCTGGGCGGGCTACATCCTGCTCGGGCGGCGGATCGCGCTGCGCGGGTCGGGGGTGACGTCGCTGTCGATGGCGATGACGGCGGGCGCGCTCGCGTTCGCGCCGTTCCTGGGCGCCGCTGCCGCCCCCGTGCTGCACGACGGGCGGCTTGCGCTCGCGATCGTCGGGATCGCCGTGCTCTCGTCCGTCATCCCGTACGCCATCGAGCAGGTGGTGCTCCGACGCGTGAGCGCGGCGACGTTCGCCGTGCTCCTGGCGATGCTGCCGGCGACGGCGGCAGTGGTCGGCGCGGTCACGCTGCGCCAGGTCCCGGCCCCGATCGACCTGGTCGGACTCCTCGCGGTCTCCGCGGCGATCGCCCTGACCGCCGGGTCGTCCACACCCGGCCCGTCGAGCGGCGGTTCGTCCAGCGTCGATCCGGCACGCTAGGTGTAGCGGGGCCGCGTTCCGCCCAGTCCGGGCACGGCTAGGGGAGCAGGAGCAGCTTGCCGAAGACGTCGCCCGACTCCAGCAGCTCGTGGGCGTCGCCCGCGGCGGCCAGGGGCAGCCGGGCGTGGATGACCGGCCGCAGCCGCCCGTCGTCGAGCAGCGGCCACGCCCCGGCCCGCACGGCCGCAACGACCGCGGCCTTCTGGGCCGCGGGCCGGGCCCGGAGCGTGGTGCCCGCGATCGACAGGCGGCGCGACAGCAGCAGGCCGAGGTCGATCTCGGCGCGGGCGCCCCGCTGCAGCCCGATGACGACGAGCCGGCCCTCGGGTGCGAGCGCGCCCAGGTTCGCGGCGAGCGCGCCCGCCCCGAGCAGGTCGAGGATGACGTCGACGCCGCGGCCGCCCGTCGCGTCGTCGACGGCGCGGGCGAAGTCCGTGCTGCGGTGGTCGATCGCGAGCTCCGCGCCGAGCTCCGCGCACCGCGCGGCCCGCGCCGGCCCGCCGGCCGTGGTCGCGACGTGCGCGCCGAGCGCGACGGCGAGCTGGATGGCGATCGAGCCCACGCCGCCCGACCCCCCGTGCACGAGCGCCCACTCGCCGGCGTGGAGCCGACCGACCCCGACGAGGTTGGACCAGGCCGTGCACACGGCCTCCGGCAGGCCCGCCGCGTCGACGAGGTCGAGCCCCGGCGGAACGGGAAGCAGCTGACCCGCGGGCACGGCGACGCGCTCGGCGTAGCCGCCGCCCGCGAGCAGGGCGCAGACCCGGTCGCCGACGGACCACCCGGTGACGCCCGGGCCGAGCTCGCTGACCAGGCCCGAGACCTCGAGCCCGGGCCAGTCGGGTGCGCCGGTCGGGGCCGGGTAGTGCCCCTGCCGCTGCAGCAGGTCCGCGCGGTTGACCCCCGCGGCGGCGACGTCGACCACGACCTCGCCGACGCCCGGCACGGGGTCGGGCAGGCTCGTCTCGGTCAGCACCTGGGCGCCGCCCGGCTCAGGAATGATCACTGCGCGCACCCCGCGAGAGTAGACCTCGTGGGGCGAATCGCCCCACGAGGAAGAA harbors:
- a CDS encoding EamA family transporter, translating into MPTRTGPVLGRVPAPALFVVSGLTQYLGAALAVGLFSVLAAPAVAWLRVAVAAVVLVAWRRPWRTRWSRRDLAGIAAFGVVLAAMNVTFYIAIEHLPLGTAVAIEFVGPVAVAAITGRGRRERVGIALAGAGVLLLAGATVTGGGPDVVVGLIAIGLAAACWAGYILLGRRIALRGSGVTSLSMAMTAGALAFAPFLGAAAAPVLHDGRLALAIVGIAVLSSVIPYAIEQVVLRRVSAATFAVLLAMLPATAAVVGAVTLRQVPAPIDLVGLLAVSAAIALTAGSSTPGPSSGGSSSVDPAR
- a CDS encoding NAD(P)H-quinone oxidoreductase, coding for MRAVIIPEPGGAQVLTETSLPDPVPGVGEVVVDVAAAGVNRADLLQRQGHYPAPTGAPDWPGLEVSGLVSELGPGVTGWSVGDRVCALLAGGGYAERVAVPAGQLLPVPPGLDLVDAAGLPEAVCTAWSNLVGVGRLHAGEWALVHGGSGGVGSIAIQLAVALGAHVATTAGGPARAARCAELGAELAIDHRSTDFARAVDDATGGRGVDVILDLLGAGALAANLGALAPEGRLVVIGLQRGARAEIDLGLLLSRRLSIAGTTLRARPAAQKAAVVAAVRAGAWPLLDDGRLRPVIHARLPLAAAGDAHELLESGDVFGKLLLLP